The following proteins are encoded in a genomic region of Phycisphaerae bacterium:
- a CDS encoding CpsD/CapB family tyrosine-protein kinase: MPSEPLPAGELTSPESVVTPPESPAPVSEAFVAEILADGAPAESEPVLAAEAPAAPAPEGLPSGQAESRASAFVEDEALESGLETLPTPVADLPVTECVSPEPEFTPVETQPPPLEPAEAPTEPESLVPPAPEPPAAPLTSPPVSHPSPVPSPPQPKPVPAPAPRRDKSGARRSGSTAPPKRAPRQPPGAWNPQRVDPVVVAFHDRYSAVCEQYRSVRARLLTINTSRAAQVIGITSAIPEEGKSVTALNLSLVMAEGGEHRILLADADFRRASIARMLGIPEQPGLAEVLRGEIGLAQALQPTPFPNLKVLTAGRTGENGYAELLGGNAVAAALEEFRNGFDYTFLDTPPITTVSDVCLLAPQSDGVIVVIQMRRTPEPTVQQAVRTLQANNIKILGSILSRYRERGAGYYEHYYSSYYYH, encoded by the coding sequence ATGCCGTCGGAACCACTTCCGGCCGGCGAGCTGACCTCCCCGGAGTCAGTCGTCACGCCGCCGGAGTCGCCGGCGCCGGTCTCCGAGGCATTTGTCGCCGAGATCCTGGCCGACGGTGCGCCGGCGGAGTCCGAACCGGTGCTCGCGGCGGAAGCGCCGGCCGCGCCCGCCCCCGAGGGCTTGCCCAGCGGGCAGGCAGAGTCGCGCGCCTCCGCGTTTGTCGAGGACGAGGCGCTCGAATCCGGGCTGGAGACTCTGCCCACGCCGGTGGCCGACCTGCCGGTGACCGAATGTGTGTCGCCCGAACCGGAATTCACGCCCGTTGAGACTCAACCGCCGCCGCTTGAGCCGGCCGAGGCGCCAACCGAACCTGAATCGCTCGTGCCGCCAGCGCCGGAACCACCGGCCGCGCCGCTGACGTCGCCGCCGGTTTCGCACCCATCGCCCGTGCCGTCGCCGCCGCAACCGAAACCGGTCCCCGCGCCGGCGCCGCGCCGGGACAAGTCTGGTGCGCGGCGCTCGGGGAGCACCGCGCCGCCGAAGCGCGCGCCCAGACAGCCTCCCGGTGCCTGGAATCCCCAGCGCGTCGACCCGGTCGTCGTTGCCTTTCATGACCGGTACTCGGCCGTCTGCGAACAGTACCGCTCGGTGCGGGCGCGCCTGCTGACCATCAACACCAGCCGGGCGGCCCAGGTAATCGGCATCACGAGCGCCATCCCCGAGGAAGGCAAGAGCGTCACGGCGCTGAACCTGAGCCTGGTGATGGCCGAGGGCGGCGAGCACCGCATTCTGCTGGCGGATGCTGACTTCCGGCGCGCGTCGATTGCACGCATGCTCGGCATCCCGGAGCAGCCGGGGCTGGCCGAGGTCCTGCGCGGCGAAATCGGCTTGGCACAAGCCCTGCAGCCGACGCCGTTCCCCAATCTCAAGGTGTTGACCGCGGGCCGGACTGGAGAGAACGGCTACGCTGAGCTGCTCGGCGGAAATGCCGTCGCCGCCGCACTCGAGGAGTTCCGTAACGGGTTCGACTACACGTTTCTGGACACGCCGCCGATCACGACGGTCTCGGACGTGTGCCTGCTGGCGCCGCAGTCGGACGGCGTGATCGTGGTGATACAGATGCGCCGCACGCCGGAGCCGACAGTGCAGCAGGCGGTGCGGACGCTCCAGGCCAACAACATCAAGATTCTAGGCTCGATACTGTCACGCTATCGCGAGCGCGGCGCAGGCTATTATGAGCATTACTACTCTTCCTACTATTACCACTAA
- a CDS encoding polysaccharide export protein has translation MSSGSYVVRPPDTVAIHSADVPELDGASQTLRPDGKIVLRLLGEVDVAGLTTGEIAAKLKSLLSRYYVEPDVMVEVVGYRSKYFYIFGEVGSPGPRLYTGRDTLLKALAEAQPTFLAWRSQIKLTRPSAKDGEARTITVNLDDITKRGDLTNDILLQEGDVIEVPPTPMAWVGHRIREVLYPVGPLMSAYTLPAGPMTATHAYEDEFGSGDDGDRRRTQWPRY, from the coding sequence GTGTCCTCGGGCTCGTACGTGGTGCGCCCGCCGGACACGGTCGCGATCCACTCCGCGGACGTCCCCGAGCTGGATGGTGCTTCGCAGACGCTTCGGCCGGACGGCAAGATCGTGCTGCGACTGCTGGGCGAGGTGGATGTGGCCGGCCTGACGACCGGGGAGATCGCGGCGAAACTGAAGTCGCTGCTGAGCCGCTACTACGTCGAGCCGGATGTGATGGTCGAGGTGGTCGGCTACCGCAGCAAGTACTTCTACATCTTCGGCGAAGTGGGCAGTCCCGGGCCGCGCCTGTACACGGGGCGCGACACGCTGCTGAAGGCGCTGGCCGAAGCGCAGCCGACGTTCCTGGCCTGGCGTTCGCAGATCAAGCTGACCCGCCCGTCGGCCAAGGACGGCGAGGCCCGCACGATCACGGTGAACCTCGATGACATCACGAAGCGCGGCGACCTGACGAACGACATCCTGCTTCAGGAAGGCGACGTGATCGAAGTGCCGCCGACGCCGATGGCGTGGGTCGGGCACCGGATTCGCGAAGTGCTGTACCCCGTGGGGCCGTTGATGAGTGCGTACACGCTGCCGGCCGGTCCGATGACGGCGACGCACGCGTACGAGGACGAGTTCGGGTCGGGCGACGATGGCGACCGACGCCGCACGCAGTGGCCACGTTATTGA
- a CDS encoding AAA family ATPase translates to METYRFFGLNAAPFDGQPDPRFFHATTSHAESLATLQYALHTGKTCTVVVGESGSGKTLLGRLLTQTAPRRTALLWLHGIGQPKGETRVTVCPPGNPTQNNAFQAKNVTETTLADWTRTNLRTHHGTVVIADNADSLRPHNWEDLLALATREVRTPKPVNLILLGLPTLLDVLAAPTLLRLHRRVFRTCHLARLAEAEVDTYIRHRLNVAGGTTIDIFTPDAVNLIHRFSAGNPALVNQLCDNAMVDAFSEDRRLIDARHIVASVHAITGGTSRKRRSLPTPRLVRPVPIKVRAVALPSRPPAKLQPITRAVSTALATERMDRVAQLCKMAPIVTYAPLDDRLRSLEARLAEALTRVREARQRPAALSAAPLDVAVEDPAG, encoded by the coding sequence ATGGAAACGTATCGGTTCTTTGGCTTGAACGCGGCCCCCTTCGACGGCCAGCCCGACCCGCGCTTCTTCCATGCCACCACCTCCCATGCCGAGTCGCTCGCCACGCTCCAGTACGCGCTGCATACCGGCAAGACCTGCACCGTCGTGGTCGGTGAATCCGGGTCCGGTAAAACGCTGCTCGGTCGCCTTCTCACCCAGACCGCCCCGCGGCGGACGGCGCTGCTCTGGCTGCATGGCATCGGGCAGCCCAAGGGCGAGACGCGCGTCACGGTGTGCCCGCCCGGCAACCCCACGCAGAACAACGCCTTTCAAGCCAAGAACGTCACCGAGACCACGCTGGCTGACTGGACACGGACCAATCTGCGCACACACCACGGCACGGTCGTCATCGCGGACAACGCCGACAGCCTGCGCCCCCACAACTGGGAAGACCTGCTCGCTCTCGCGACGCGCGAGGTCCGCACGCCCAAGCCGGTCAACCTCATCCTGCTCGGCCTCCCCACCCTGCTCGACGTGCTCGCGGCGCCCACCTTGCTCCGGCTGCACCGCCGGGTGTTTCGAACCTGCCACCTGGCACGGCTCGCGGAGGCGGAGGTGGACACCTACATTCGCCACCGCCTGAATGTGGCCGGCGGGACGACGATAGATATCTTCACGCCGGACGCAGTGAACCTGATCCACCGGTTCTCCGCGGGCAACCCGGCTCTCGTGAATCAGCTATGCGACAATGCGATGGTGGACGCATTCAGCGAAGACCGTCGCCTGATCGACGCGCGGCACATCGTTGCCAGCGTGCACGCGATCACCGGCGGTACGTCCCGCAAGCGTCGCAGCCTCCCGACCCCGCGGCTCGTCCGCCCGGTGCCGATCAAGGTGCGCGCGGTAGCCCTGCCGTCGCGGCCGCCGGCGAAACTGCAACCCATCACGCGCGCCGTATCCACCGCACTCGCGACCGAGCGCATGGACCGCGTGGCGCAGCTCTGCAAGATGGCGCCCATCGTCACCTATGCCCCGCTGGATGACCGTCTGCGCAGTCTGGAAGCGCGTCTGGCCGAGGCACTCACGCGCGTTCGCGAGGCACGTCAGCGGCCCGCCGCGCTATCGGCCGCACCGCTTGACGTGGCCGTCGAAGACCCCGCGGGCTAG
- a CDS encoding ABC transporter permease — protein MQATQASPLIELRELWRFRELLGFLAWRDIRVRYRQTLLGAAWALLEPLINVVLFTLLFNRLAGLDSGAIPYPLYCYAALVLWSFFGRALRTTTISLVANAGLITKAYFPRLVLPLAGQLATLIDFGCALLVYFVLMAHYGVAPGLAFLTVPLWVLLAAVNALGVGLILAAINVRYRDISQAVPFMTQIWMFATPVAYPLSAIPAPWQSLYELNPMVGVVEGMRWALLPGYSFDPVLLAPSVLVGAGLLVAGLAWFRWAQRRFADIV, from the coding sequence ATCCAAGCCACGCAGGCGAGCCCGCTCATCGAGCTGCGCGAGCTGTGGCGCTTTCGCGAACTGCTCGGGTTTCTGGCGTGGCGCGACATCCGCGTACGCTACCGCCAGACGCTGCTGGGCGCGGCCTGGGCACTCCTCGAGCCCCTCATCAACGTCGTCCTGTTCACACTGCTGTTCAACCGGCTGGCCGGCCTGGACTCCGGTGCCATCCCCTATCCGCTCTACTGCTATGCCGCGCTGGTGCTGTGGAGCTTCTTCGGGCGCGCGTTACGCACGACAACCATCAGCCTCGTCGCCAATGCCGGGCTGATCACGAAGGCGTACTTTCCGCGGCTCGTGCTTCCGCTCGCCGGACAACTGGCCACGCTGATCGATTTCGGCTGCGCGTTGCTCGTGTACTTTGTGTTAATGGCTCACTACGGTGTCGCTCCCGGACTGGCCTTCCTGACCGTGCCGCTCTGGGTCTTGCTTGCCGCGGTAAATGCTCTGGGAGTGGGCCTCATCTTGGCCGCGATCAATGTCCGCTATCGCGACATCTCCCAGGCCGTACCGTTCATGACGCAGATCTGGATGTTCGCGACGCCCGTGGCGTACCCGCTGAGCGCGATCCCGGCGCCGTGGCAGTCCCTATACGAGCTGAACCCCATGGTCGGCGTGGTCGAGGGCATGCGTTGGGCGCTTCTACCCGGCTACAGTTTCGACCCGGTGCTGCTCGCACCCAGCGTGCTCGTGGGCGCTGGCTTGCTGGTCGCCGGCCTCGCGTGGTTCCGTTGGGCCCAGCGGCGCTTCGCGGACATCGTCTGA
- the aspS gene encoding aspartate--tRNA ligase, translating to MAVALPYNQRTCYCGDVGLDRVGQSILLCGWVHVRRDHGGMVFVDLRDRTGLVQLKFNPETDPQSHATAGKLRTEFCIAVRGLVVPRPEGLVNPKMQTGAIEIEVREVDILSASETPVFELADEIDTNEETRLQYRFLDLRRRPMQQALLLRHRIAKTIRDYFDEQGFVEIETPFLTKSTPEGARDYLVPSRINPGWFYALPQSPQLFKQLLMMSGFDRYVQIVRCFRDEDLRADRQPEFTQLDMEMSFVQPADVMHVVEGCLARIMRTTLGVEIPLPMPRMTYDQAMREYGIDRPDTRYDLRIKDVSAIAQKTTFGVFTEALAKQGVVRCIRVPGGGAMTRKETDTLAEDMKGIGAGGLPLVKVADEGGKLVLQTGIAKFFTPETIGELVAATGAAPGDVLFFAAGPEADVCRHLAWLRETVARRKNLIPSGLWNFLWVVDFPMFEFHPEDGRWYAVHHPFTSPRDEDVATFDVEPGKARAKAYDVVLNGVEIGGGSVRIHRADVQQRVFRMLQMSPEEQQARFGFLLNALAYGPPPHGGLALGLDRIVMLLGGLQSLREVIAFPKTARATCLLTGAPSPVAQDQLDELGLRAATPPKP from the coding sequence ATAGCCGTGGCTTTGCCGTACAACCAACGCACCTGCTACTGTGGCGACGTGGGGCTCGACCGCGTCGGTCAGTCGATCCTGCTCTGCGGCTGGGTGCATGTCCGCCGCGACCACGGCGGCATGGTATTCGTGGACCTGCGCGACCGCACGGGGCTGGTGCAGCTCAAGTTCAACCCGGAAACCGACCCGCAGAGCCACGCGACCGCCGGCAAGCTGCGGACGGAGTTCTGCATCGCTGTCCGCGGGCTCGTCGTGCCGCGCCCGGAGGGGCTGGTCAACCCGAAGATGCAGACGGGCGCCATCGAGATCGAGGTGCGCGAAGTCGACATCCTCAGCGCGTCGGAGACGCCGGTCTTCGAGCTGGCGGACGAGATCGACACCAACGAGGAGACGCGCTTGCAGTACCGCTTCCTCGACCTGCGCCGCCGGCCGATGCAGCAGGCACTGCTGCTGCGGCATCGCATTGCCAAGACCATTCGCGACTACTTCGACGAGCAGGGTTTCGTCGAGATCGAGACGCCGTTCCTGACGAAGAGCACGCCGGAAGGGGCGCGCGACTACCTCGTGCCCTCGCGGATCAACCCGGGCTGGTTCTACGCGCTGCCGCAGTCGCCGCAGCTCTTCAAGCAACTGCTGATGATGAGCGGTTTCGACCGCTACGTGCAGATCGTACGCTGTTTCCGCGACGAGGACCTGCGGGCGGACCGCCAGCCGGAGTTCACGCAGCTCGACATGGAGATGTCGTTCGTGCAGCCCGCGGACGTCATGCACGTCGTCGAAGGCTGCCTGGCGCGCATCATGCGCACCACGCTCGGCGTGGAGATTCCGCTGCCCATGCCGCGCATGACGTATGACCAGGCCATGCGCGAATACGGCATCGACCGTCCCGACACGCGCTACGACCTGCGGATCAAGGACGTGTCCGCCATCGCCCAGAAGACCACGTTCGGCGTGTTCACCGAGGCACTGGCCAAGCAGGGCGTGGTCCGCTGCATCCGGGTTCCCGGCGGCGGAGCCATGACACGCAAAGAGACCGACACGCTGGCGGAAGACATGAAGGGGATCGGCGCCGGCGGCCTGCCGCTGGTGAAGGTGGCCGACGAGGGCGGCAAGCTGGTCCTCCAGACCGGCATCGCCAAGTTCTTCACCCCGGAGACGATCGGCGAACTGGTCGCGGCGACGGGGGCGGCACCGGGCGACGTCCTGTTCTTCGCCGCCGGTCCGGAGGCCGATGTGTGCCGCCACCTCGCGTGGCTGCGAGAGACCGTGGCCAGACGCAAGAACCTGATTCCGTCCGGGCTGTGGAACTTCCTGTGGGTGGTCGATTTCCCGATGTTTGAATTCCACCCCGAGGACGGGCGTTGGTACGCTGTGCATCACCCGTTCACGTCGCCGCGCGACGAGGATGTCGCGACGTTTGACGTGGAGCCGGGCAAGGCTCGCGCAAAGGCATACGACGTGGTGTTGAACGGCGTGGAGATCGGCGGCGGCAGCGTGCGTATCCACCGCGCGGACGTGCAGCAGCGCGTCTTCAGGATGCTGCAGATGTCGCCGGAGGAGCAACAGGCGCGGTTCGGCTTTCTGCTGAACGCGCTCGCATACGGTCCGCCGCCCCACGGGGGGCTGGCGCTGGGTCTGGACCGGATCGTCATGCTGCTGGGTGGGCTGCAAAGCCTGCGCGAAGTGATCGCTTTTCCGAAGACCGCGCGGGCCACGTGTCTGCTGACCGGGGCCCCGAGTCCCGTCGCGCAGGATCAGCTCGACGAGCTCGGGCTGCGCGCCGCAACCCCACCGAAACCATGA
- a CDS encoding RNA-binding protein, with amino-acid sequence MGKKLYVGNLGYNVTSADLEQLFAAHGSVQSAQVIEDRDTRRSKGFGFIEMSTDEEARNAIAALNGRDHDGRALTVNEAKPRENRVGGGGRGGYGRR; translated from the coding sequence ATGGGTAAGAAACTGTATGTGGGGAACCTGGGCTACAATGTCACGAGTGCTGATCTCGAGCAGCTTTTCGCGGCCCACGGTTCGGTGCAGAGCGCACAAGTCATCGAAGACCGCGACACCCGTCGCAGCAAGGGCTTCGGTTTCATCGAGATGAGCACGGACGAGGAAGCCCGCAATGCCATCGCCGCACTCAACGGCCGGGACCATGACGGTCGGGCGCTGACGGTCAACGAGGCCAAGCCGCGTGAGAACCGCGTCGGGGGCGGCGGCCGCGGCGGCTACGGCCGGCGCTAG
- a CDS encoding sigma-70 family RNA polymerase sigma factor: protein MAASDGTLVLGVRNGDRSAFAELYDRRARLVRAICYDEVRHLPTAADLTQEVFLRAYRNLSRLHDPNRFAAWLVGIARQVCREWRRKRRREQRGLAGYVTRVAPGQQVVAPPEQRLVELRDQIAGLMRHEQKSAAALSNKERLALHVYYLQDRNVEDARAILGLSRSGFYRVLSSAVRRLRQLLGMQEVRP from the coding sequence GTGGCGGCTTCAGACGGAACCCTGGTTCTCGGTGTGCGAAACGGCGATCGCTCGGCCTTTGCCGAGCTGTATGACCGCCGGGCACGCCTGGTTCGGGCGATCTGCTACGACGAAGTGCGGCACCTTCCCACGGCGGCCGACCTGACGCAGGAAGTGTTCCTGCGGGCATACAGGAATCTCAGCCGCCTCCACGATCCGAATCGGTTTGCCGCGTGGCTCGTCGGCATCGCGCGCCAGGTGTGCCGCGAGTGGCGGCGGAAACGCCGCCGGGAGCAGCGCGGCCTGGCGGGGTACGTCACCCGGGTGGCGCCCGGCCAGCAGGTCGTCGCGCCGCCGGAGCAGCGTCTCGTCGAGCTGCGCGACCAGATCGCGGGGTTGATGCGGCACGAGCAGAAGTCCGCGGCGGCGCTGAGCAACAAGGAGCGCCTGGCTCTGCACGTGTACTACCTGCAGGACCGCAACGTGGAGGACGCCCGGGCGATCCTGGGCCTCTCGAGATCGGGTTTCTATCGCGTGTTGTCGTCCGCGGTCAGGCGACTGCGGCAGTTGTTGGGGATGCAGGAGGTGCGGCCATGA